DNA from Chionomys nivalis chromosome 11, mChiNiv1.1, whole genome shotgun sequence:
atgtatctatataacCTAAGGATCGTGGGTCTTTAGTGAGAAGATACATGTTGCAGATACAGAATTGAAGTGGGTTCCATGCTGTCTTATGAACAGAAATCATGTCTTGTTTTTCATGTTGTCTTTAATGAAAAGCAATGTAGTTTAGTTACACACACAGTAGATTGTATTCAACTCAACTCTTGTAAATCATTTACTATCTTTGTGTTTTTACACTCCATCTTTATTTTTGGTACTTCTCTGTAACCAAATTTTGTGATCAGGAAAAAATGCCCATAAGTTTATCTCTGTCTTTTGCTAGGAAATTATTCTTGGCACATAGACAGGACTTGGGAGGACACAGGCCTTGGGGAGCAAGCTGTAGAGGACAGGCTATGGACCTGAGCCAGCAGACACCACCCTAAGACGGGCCTACAAAACTCCAGGGAGCTTCAGGGATGGAGGTTTACCCATGAGTCCCTGACCCAGCCAAAACTCTATTCTTGTTCTCTTtagaccctttccttcccaagataGCCGCACCAGGGATAATTCCCCTTGTGCTCTGTTCACACCCAGCTTCTTTCTGCCCTGCAAAGGTACCCTATGTTCTTTCATACGATCCATTTGATGGAGGCTTGCAGAACAGGTGTCAGTGATACAAACACTGTCCTCAAATGGTCATGGGGAGGGAACACACGGCCATGATTCCTTCCACAGGATGTTTGCACACTCTGCTCTCTGTATTCAGACTGCCCTTCTCTTCCTTGTGTGCAGAACAAATTCCTGTTTATTTTCCCAGACTCAGGTCAGATATCACCTCTCCACTGAACTCTTTCCTTGTCTGTGGGGGAAAGAGTCGATGGGACGCTCTGTGTCATTACAGAAACCCATGCGCTCCCTCCCCCAGGCCCTCTGGGCACCTGGATCCTTCTCCATTCTCCCGCCAGTCCTCAAAATCACCGTGAACAAAGTCCTCAAAATCGCCATGaagtatggggaccttggaggagagaggcagagaaaaatgtagaactcaagaaaaatcaattttaaaaatctttttaaaaaaaaaatcaccatgcaCAGAGCGAGAGGGTCAAGTCTTGATCGCCCTTGGTCTGTAATGCTGATCCAACATTGGTGCATATAAATGCTTCTAGCATCAACCAAGTGACCAGCAAAACCACAGCACAGAGGGGAATGTGATAAATGACACTGCAAGGTCACTCACAGGATGGAGCTGATGCCAGGGAGGTGCTTCACAGGGCACGAGGCTAGACACAAGAAAAGAATGGCCACCTGTTTGCAAGGGGAGGCTTCGCAGACCAGAGCACAGTGGAGCTGGGTTTGGAGGTGTGCACAGATGTTTTACAGGCTACATGCTATGGCAGGGTAGCCAGGACTAAGGAAGCAACAGGAGTGGGGGGAAGATACAGGTAGTTCTGGCTGCCCAGAGTGGAGTGTCAATCAAAGAACTCTGCAAAGTGGTGATGTTAGAGAGTTGGACAGGAATATGCCGAGGAAGGGCTCTGGCCACCCACAGAGGAGCTGAGATTGTCTTCTGCACGTGGGAACCAGTGGAGGTTTCTCATCAGCAGAGGAACAAAGGTAGGGGTGTGTTAGAAAGATGGCTGAAGCAACGGTGTGGACACCGACGAACCACAGCTTTATTGTGGGATTTAGGCCTGATGTTGAGAAGGGAGGAAGCCTGGACTCTTCTGACTGCTTGGGGACTTGTcaggcaggaagagaggaatCCATGCTGGCCACCTCACCAATGGTCCCTAGGCTTCTGAGAGCCAATGAGTTTCTCACGCTCAGAAAGGATGGAGTCTGCCGTTTCTATCGCTACAAGGTGAATACGGTCTTTCTCCCTACCCTTCGTCCAAAGACCTCAAAGATGAGCATCCCAAGGTCTTCCctgctgtctctctctgactcactTGCAAGATGAAAATTCTTTTAGTTTCTGTCTTGAATCTGTGCCCAAGTCTttaacccccaccccccacccctatacttcctgcagggaaaagaaaaattgttcGCCAAATGGCCTGAAATGTCAGGACACAAAAGTGAGACCTGAGAGGTCACTGGTTGATTTAAGATCCTCACAGAATCCCTGCTTTATGATAAAGattaaaatgtaccacatttaagGTTCCACACTAAATGCAACTACTTTCTATGAGACTATGTGAGCATTTAACGAACTGTAGTTGAATGCTGATAATGAAAATCATTATTTTAGCAATATTTGTTTCACATAGTCCCTATTTTTGAGCccataatttttgttgttgagtgTAGTACAAAttataattggtcttaataataaaatcccagagtcagattttgggggtgaaaactgaaagatcagagaagcagagcagccagccactagagttcttacttctaccaatgctcagactgaataGGCAAGATCCtatctctacaaaacctcagactgaatcctgaatCATGTCTCCTCCTGCattatgttcctctctctgcccaacccTATCCCTTCCCAACTCCACCcccgaatgctgggactaaaggggtgtgaaccactgcctggcctctatggctgactagtagctagctccgcactctgatcttcaggcaagctttatttattacagcacaaacaaaatatcaccatggTCAAGTCTACAATTCGTCTGTAGACCAGGACAGCTCAAGGACCCTAGACATTTTGTCTACTATCCTAATGGGTTGAAAAGCCTTGGGTACTTCCCCTGGCAGGGAGAAAGGGCAATTTCGTCAACTTCTGTGTCTCCACAGCTCCTGGAGTGTCTCCTGCTTTTTTTTCTGGGGGAGGAACCACTGAGTTGGCCCTGGCCTTGAGGCCTTGCCTGAGCCTAGCATCAATGTCCCCAGTATCCTCAACCCTGTCCCAGCTGAGTCTCGAGCCATCCTAGAACCCAGGAGAAGGAGCGGCCGTGTGTCCCTGGGGAGGGAGATTCCTCAGAGTCCAGGGCCTCTCCCCCCAGCCTAGAGATGGCTGCTGGAACTATCCTGTCTTGAGTCCTGGGGCCAGGTGCCACTGGGGAGTGGCCTCCAGCGTTTGATGGGGCACCACCCACACCCTTTTCCTGCAGAACTATATGCTCAGGGCAGGAGAGTTCCCAGTCCTCCTGGAGACTTGGCAGCTGTTCCATCTCCAGGTGTGCTGACCAGGAGCTCCAGGTAGGAGTCCAGGGCAACCTACAGTTTCTGTTGGCCAGCTAGCACAGctgttttgtgtgtttgattCTGTCCCTTTTCctatctgtgtgagtgtatgtggccacctgtctctgcctgacCCTCCCTCTTGAGTCTGGCTATTGCCCTCTCTGTCCCCGAGCCTGTGTCCTCCCAACCTCTTGCTGGCTGAATTTCACTCATTGTCCGTTTGCCCTTGACTGCTGCTTCTGTTTGCTGGGCCTGCgtctcccatctctccctcctgcctctctgggGTTCTCTGACTGGATCTTGAGTCAACTGtgtctgcccttctttctctccgaACATCTTTCCTGGACTCGCTCTGTCTCTAGCTTTGCCTATAGATGGTCCTCTCCTCGCAGATACCTCTCTTCCTCCACCACGCTCTCAGATTCACAAGGCTTCTCTCCTTGTGTGTCTCCTGCTAGAGTCTGGTCCTCTGCATCCTCTTCCATGTCTGCATCTCTGCCTAGCCCTCCCCTGTCTGTAGCCCCTGCCTGCTCATGTATTCTtcgtctagccttgaactcttccctcctctttcccctctttcttctttcctagaCACCTCTTCCCACCCACTCACCCCCCTTCGTCTCTGCCTTAATTTTCATCTTATAAATACCCATTCACAACTCTTAGCTCATTGCCGCTGTGTCTCTCTGGCTGATGGCCTGCAGGGTCTCACTGCCCTCGTGCTGTGCCTCTCAGCACCTTgacattcttccttccttcgcctgcctcctttctctctccttttgcttgCTGCCTTCTTTGGTCCCTCCAATAGTCTTTTATAAGGTCTCAGTGTCACTGTGCTTCCTTTAGCCTttgtccctctttttttttaaaaaaaaaaaatacctgcttTTCCTTTGAGAGTGAGAGAGCCCACCACATCTGTGCTGAGCTcccttggagaccagaaaaggattttagatcccctggagctggagttacaggctatcATGAGATGCCtgagatgggtgctgggagctgaacttgggtcctctggaagagcagcaagcactcttaactctGACTTAACCCCTTAGCTCCTAACTCTCTCTCTAGCCCTGTCCCTCTTTTGAAACATAGAGATAAATTaaccttctccctccttctgaagCCCCCGGTCCTCTCTCCCCACACCTGTGCTCCTTGATTTCCACACCCACATCCATCCCATCAACACCCAGCCTCTGGTtccctgtgtctttctctgccttgaGTGTCTGTTCACACCAAACTCTAACACTTACATGTCTTTCTGTCGGGACCAGCTTTTCCtatcttctctctgctccccctgccacacacacaaaccctggATTATTATTACCCTTAAAGGTCTATGCTGATAtggagaaatgtgtgtgtgtgtctgtgtgtgtgtgtatctgtgtgtgtttgtgtgtgtgtgtgtgtatgatagagGAAATGAGTGGTgacaggaaagaggagagaaaccACATTTAGAATCAGACATTATGAAGTCAGCCTTCTCTCTGTAGATTAGACACAATGAGCTGCTGAGAGTGAGAACCAGAAACAGCAAAGTCCACTTTCTTTAGTGTCTCATCCCATTCCTTATTACAGGAGAGGAGTTAGAGACAAATACAGGAGTTCGCATTAAAAAAGCACAGACAATTCTCTGATTTCCATTCCTTCATGGCAAGGCACTAAGGCTAATAGCCCCAATCACCAGTCAACTCTGGCCTAGAGAGTCACCCTCCACCAAGATTTTATAGCCTAGATAGTTACCTTCCACCAAGACTTTACAGCCTAGAGAATCACCCTCCACCAAGACTTTACAGCCTAGAGAGTCACCCTCCACCAAGACTTTACAGCCTAGAGAGTCACCCTCCACCAACACTTTATAGCCTAGAGAGTCACCCTCCACCAACACTTTATAGCCTAGAGAGTCACCCTCCACCAACACTTTATAGCCTAGAGAGTCACCCTCCACCAAGACTTTGCAATGGCACAGTCATCTCTCTTTCCATTAACAGCAGTTCATCAACAAACTTAGATGTGACAGAGTAAAAATCTGAGCCTAAGAGAGGCCAACCAACCAGCCCTAAGACACAGGGCAAACCAGACAAAGAAAGTGAGACCAGAGGCCAGCTCCCAGGCTTCACTTGAGCTAAGGAGGCAAGTCCATCATGGGAGCAAGCAGTCCTAGACATGTCACTTGCATCTTTGTTTCCTGGACTGGGGGGACAGTTGGCTTGATACTCATTACACTCTCAGTCTTTCTACAAAGCCCCAGGCCCACTACTCCTCCTCTCTGGGCTTTGGTACGATGAGGAACTTGCATTACTAATCATCAAATTGAGCTTCAAGGAGTGCCTAACCTAGGAAGGGGCCATGCTTGTCTGGAGGACAGGAAGTAGGATGCTTTATAGCTCATAAGCTTGTCCTAGACAAAAATATTCAAGAGCGCTATGAAAACTGAGGATGTATAACTCTGAAATTGTAAGACTTTAATTAAACCTCACAGCAAATGCCCACATAGACCAGTGGGCATTCCCAGTTGTGCTGTCAGGAGGCATCCAGTCAAGAAACAACAGTCCCCTACCTCTGTGCCTGCTTCAGTCTTAAGTGAATTCTTAAGGAGCAGTTAGCCAGTCTACACAAGGCACCTGGTGAGAGCTGGCACTTGGATTCTTGGGGCCCTTGTCCCCATCTCCCAGGCTCAACCTGAAGCATAAACAGAAAGTGTTGTGTGTTCATGTAGCTCAGCAGAGGGTCCCCAGGAAACTAACGGAAGCCTGCACCAGTGCTCTCCAATCTGACTCGCCCCAGCCATTTGATCTTCCACTCACTTACCCACCTTTTCTTCAGCTAAAATTTTCTGAAGAtagcctgggtgtggtggcatacctCTTAAATCccagaggaggcaggcagatctctgagttcaaagccatcctggtatatagagtgagttccaggacagccaaagctacacaaagaatctgtctcaaaaagtttaaataaaatatatttttctgaattGTGTAACAGTGGTCACAGCAGCACATAATTTGAGCACATGGCTAGGACAAGGATCATAAATCCATATGCTATAGGGGATAAGCAGGTGATGTCAATGTATAAATCcagtctatgaaaaaaaaaacgaatCAGGAGTAAGAAAGTGCCCAATCTATTCCAAAGGAGAGCCAGAGGTACTTATTCATCTCCAGCCTGTTTCTGAGTATAGAACCAAGGGCTGGACAAGGTCAGGTCTATTTTGTGATCCTGGAAGTCCAGTTTTGTGTACATAagctcaactttttaaaaacattggcagaaaacagtaaaaactaaaacaatggAGGCAAAATATGTTTATAACTTATATTTGGCCTGCAGGCTCCCATCAAATGGCCTATGCCGTGTAATTTTAGCATGCGGCATGATGCTTCTTtgatcaactttttaaaataaagtcgaGGTAGTTTCTGGAGAAACCGTAGGAAGTGTCTTTGTGATGGTTCACAAAACAGACAGATGAAAGGAATCTAGGAAACCAGGCATCACTGGTCATAACTGGGCACGGAGGGtggtggagatggctcagctggtaacgtgcttgccatgcaagtatgaggacctgagttcaagctccAGAGCTCAcattaaaagccaggtgtggggtAAGAGTTAAGTGTGattgctgtttttgcagaggatgctagtttggttcccagaaccaacATGGGAGCTCAAGACTCCCTGCAATGTTAACCCCAAGAAatatgatgccttcttctggcttctgtggtgtCTCCATGCAAGTGCCATACACatatgtgcttgcacacacacgcacattctctctgtctctctctgtctctctgtctctctctcgtttttatcaagacaggatttctctgtgtagctttggctgttctggaactcactctgtagatcaggctggtctcgaactcacagagatccgcctgcctctgcctctaaagtgctgccaccaccacctggccatacacacacacacaccttttaaatCCTAATGgtgattttaaaacacaaaacacctttGACCCAAGTTGTGGGAAATTCCGACCCTGATCCTAAACTTTACCCATGTAGGACTTAGCAAATTCCGTAGTCCCAAGACAACCTGGAAAGTAGGGCGAGTAGCAGAGGAACACCGGCTGCGTTGGGAGAAGTGGATAGAGCATAGGTTCAGACCAGGATGAAAAGGACACTGCAGGGCTACCCTGGACTCACCCTGCCATTTGAACCAGTAAAGCCCTTAGGAAATCCTGAGCCAAATCCCAGTATCATTCAAGCTACAAGTGGGAACTAATTCTCAGCACCTCCCACTTACCAACCCAAAGCCTCCTGAAACAGACAGTGGGTACACAGATGCCCTGCGCACCCCTGCAATGCTCAACGAATCACATATCTGAAACCTCTTTAAACAGGAAAGATCACAATGCAGGAGCTCAACTGGTCTGCCGTGACAGAATTCATTTTATTGGGCTTCACCCCCAACCCCAGGACCAATCCTCtcctcttcactttctttttagtCTTTTACCTGCTGATCCTCTTGAGCAACAGCCTCCTCATCACACTCATCCACCAGGACTCACgcctccacacacccatgtactttttcATCGGCGTCCTCTCCACGCTGGACGTGTGCTATACCACCACCACCGTGCCCCAGATGCTAGTGCATATTCTCAGCAAGAAGAGGGCCATCTCTTTTACAAGATGTGTAGCCCAGATGTACATCTTTCTCCTCTTCGGGGTCACTGAGTCCTGGCTTTTCTCCATCATGTCTGTGGACAGGTATGTGGCCATCTGCCACCCGCTCAGGTACAAGGTCATCATGAGCCGTGGGATGTGCCTCCTAATGGTGGGTATCTGTGCCACCTATGGTGTGGTGGGTGGCCTGTGCTATACTTTCTTTGCTATGCGACTGCCCTATTGTGGTCCTAATGAAATCGATCACTACTTCTGTGAGGTCCCTGCTGTTCTGAAGTTAGCCTGTGCAGACACGTCCCTCAATGACTTGATAGATTTCATCACGGGCTTCAATGTCATCGTGGTCCCGCTCTCCCTCATTGCCATTGTCTACGCCAACATCTTCACCTCCATTATGAAGATCCGGTCAACTCAGGGGAGGATAAAGGCTTTTTCCACCTGTGCCTCCCATATCACTGTAGTTACCATGTTCGCCATTCCGTGTATCATCATGTACATGAGTCCTGGCTCTGGCTCCTTGTCCAACAGTGGCAAGAAAATGGCCCTCTTCTATAACATTGCCACAGCCTTCCTCAACCCTGTCATCTACAGTCTGAGGAACAAGGATGTGAAAAGGGCTTTCCTCAAACTGGTGGGACGGAGTGGGGCTCTAGAGTGAAGCTTTAAAGCTAAATACCTGGGGAGTTGAACAGAGTAGGACTTACAGTCACCTCCTTCCAAGGGACTCTTCCATGAAATAAGATCCAGACTCCGTAAAGATAGCTCTTTACCCTTGTCCAGTCTGGGGAAGAACAGGAGGCTCAGACATCTACAGTAAGTGACACTCCCTGAGACAGACGATTATGAAGAAAGAgtccagtggttaagaacctGGACTTTACTGCCAGACAGAGCAGGGTTAGAGAATTAGTGTTGGGGTTTGAATGTGAActgtccctcataggctcatgtatttaaacACTTTGTCCCCAGCTGGTAACAATGTCTGGGAAGGTTGTGGAACTGTTAGGAGATGAAACCTGGCTAGAGAAAGTGGGCTAGTGATACAGGACATggggaaataaatttaaaaaaaaaaaaaaactcttactTCCTATACAACTTTTTTGTACCTAAAACTTCTCTAAATCTAATAAGTAATTAATTTGAAGGGTTAAAAGAGAAGCACCAGATGTAAAAGGCAAGCTGCTGGAGTTGAATAATTTATTCTGTTGCCCTATCAGCAAAAGAATACACCAGAGAAAGGAATCAATGACCTCCAAGATACATCAAAAGAAATCACTCACTAAAACAATAAAGGAGAAGAGGTTGGGAAAAAGAACATGACTGGTAGGGTTTGGGTATAAAAATCCCCCACAGGATAATGTGTTTGACCATTTAGTCCCCAACTGATGGCACAGTTTGGGGAGCTAGTAGAACATTCATGAGGTGGGGTCTATCTGGAGGGAATGAATTAGTAAAGGCAGGTCTTGATGCAGATAGCCTGGCCATACTCCTTGGTCTGCAGAGatgtgaacaagcagcctcctgctGTCACAGCCACTGCCTTGATCCGCGCTAGTTACCATGTCTTCCCACCGTGATGAACGGTGCTCGATGAGCCTAAACAAAGCCTTCTTCCTTAAGTTTCTTCCTCTCAGTTGTTGggtcacagaaacaaaaacagtaactAAAGCAGTGCCATTCAAGAGATGTGGGATAATGTCAAAAATGGACTTACATGTATATAATGAGAgtaaggggaaggaaaaaaaattatgcaGGGGGTGAAAAACATTGGCCTAGCCAAGTCtgatgacacacatctgtaatcccagcactgaggaagtagaggtaggatcAAGGTAGTCTACATAGgtaagtttgaggttagcctggtctacatgaggcCCGGTTTTAAATCCACAACATgtctgaggatatagctcagttagtagagcattTACCTAGCATACATgaaactctgggttcaatcctcagcactccACAAAACAGGCATCGTGGTGCAtgccttgtaatcccagcattcaagagataGAGGCAAGAAAATGAGGAGTTAACAGTAATCCTCAACTACATGGGAaaagtttttttctaaaaagataCCTTGTCTATGTCTCTCTGACATTCAGAGAGACTGAGAAATGGCACCAGTATATGAATTTTGGGTTATTATGGGCATGTACAATTCAGTTCATGATACACAATGGCATAAACATTTACCTTGATCCCTGACACcacaaaaagtaaaacataatttaaaattaattaattaaatatattaatccTAGAATAAATGAAACCATTTGCCAAGATACACCATATCATGGGGGtattgttaaaaattttaaaatgttcacagTCATTCGAGGTAATTTCTCAAACCATGAAGAGATCAAACTATAAATCAACAACCGAAGGATAATAAGAAATTCTCCAAATTGTTAGAGACTGAGTACCACATTTAAAATTACTCATAGCAGACTGGtctagctcagaggtagagtatGCACAAGGCTACAAATTATtagcaataataaataatgataacTCATAGGTCAGAAAGGAAACCtcaagagaaataataaaacatttaactgaaTGAAAAAAGCATATACATAACTGTGATTCTCAGCTAAAGAATAATTATTTCTTCAGAAAAGTAGCTTGATAGTACTAACAATACATATCAAGACAAAAGAAATTCTTCACATACTAATATGAGCCATCACATCAAAAAACTTTCTAAAAAGgcaaaatatatctaaaaataaacacaagggaaaaataataaagttaaggctaaaattaaatgaaattaaaatagaaaaatctctTAGGGTTATTATTACTATGtcaaaacaccataaccaaagcaaatCCTGGCTACACTTACGTCTAGGTAATGCATAGAGCAATGGGAATTCACATGTTGCCAAAATGaatgtctcttcagaaaacataGTCACATTCTGTTTGAAAACAACTTCATCTAGTAGAACTCACACACTGTAAAGTCCATACATTGTATGTAGATAGCTCAGTGTTTTACTATATTCACTGAGTTTCATAGCCATTAGCATAATATAACTTTAGAGAATTTTCATTGCCTGAAAAGAAACTCCACACTCTTAAGTAATTTCTCCTTCATTCCCATTATACCCCTAGGACCAACAACCACTTGAGTCCACTTTCTCTTTCTAAGAATTTGTCTATTTTGGATTATTTTATATAATGGGATGACATGCTACATGAATTTTTGCAACTGGCTTCTTTAATTGATTTCAAAAAGTCAACACTGTAACATATACATAGTACATATTGTATatatcacatatgtgtgtgtttgtgtttaatgtataatttatttGTTCCCTTTTAGTACAAAATATAAATCATGTGTGGGcataccatattttatttatccgCTCAGCTAACAGACTTTGAGTTGATGATCTTGTTTTCTAGCTCTCATGAATAAAGTTGCTATGgtcacaaatatatacatttttaaaagtatttttttctgtattggtgtttggcctgcatgcatttctgtgttccacatgtgtacagtgcctgtagaatccagaagaggtcatctcccctagaactggagttacagatgtctgtAAGTtaccacatgggtactgggaatcaaatctgggttctctggagaagcaacagtgctcttaaccactgagccatctctccagcccccagtgtgtacatttttttaaaaatcatgtatgtTTTAACTTCTCCTAAATATGTATCTGGGAGTAAAATGGACGGACCGTGTGTCTCTCTGCATTGAATAGGTGAGGAACTGCAGACTTTTTCAAAGCAGTAATATCAGTGTACATTCTTTCCATCAGTGTAAGTATTCTCAGTGTTGCACAGCCTTCCGATGCATCTTCCTGTTTAAGTACAGATGCACTGGTACACATGAAATAGTGTCTAGCTGTGGATTTCATTCAAATATTATTATAAGATGAAGTATAAACATATCATATGTCCTGGCAATCACATTCCTGCATATTTattcttaagaaaaaacaaaccttttccaAAAATCTTCACATGAGAGCTCAGCAGacaaaggcacctgctgccaagcctggccacTTGAGTTCAGTCTTCAGGTTCCATATGTTAAAagggaaaactgactcccacaaactgtccttCAACCTGCACAGGCACAGCTC
Protein-coding regions in this window:
- the LOC130884217 gene encoding olfactory receptor 2D2-like, whose product is MQELNWSAVTEFILLGFTPNPRTNPLLFTFFLVFYLLILLSNSLLITLIHQDSRLHTPMYFFIGVLSTLDVCYTTTTVPQMLVHILSKKRAISFTRCVAQMYIFLLFGVTESWLFSIMSVDRYVAICHPLRYKVIMSRGMCLLMVGICATYGVVGGLCYTFFAMRLPYCGPNEIDHYFCEVPAVLKLACADTSLNDLIDFITGFNVIVVPLSLIAIVYANIFTSIMKIRSTQGRIKAFSTCASHITVVTMFAIPCIIMYMSPGSGSLSNSGKKMALFYNIATAFLNPVIYSLRNKDVKRAFLKLVGRSGALE